The Mangifera indica cultivar Alphonso chromosome 19, CATAS_Mindica_2.1, whole genome shotgun sequence nucleotide sequence TCCTGATGctgtaaaaagaaaattctgtCATCTGTAAAAGAGCAATcctatatatacatactttagacataattgagtatataaattatgtatcattatgtgatttggAATTATTATCCAATTATGTCCTCAAAAGGgtgtatttttaaagtttgtatAAAAGCAATTAAACAATTACTTGGTAGTAATCAGCAGTAGTAGGTTTGGTTATTAAGAGAGAGTAAAGATGATTATTATAAGAATATGTAATTTACTTTCACCATATTGTATGGTAGAGTGATTGATGTTTTCTGATTTTTACTTTGGAATCATCATTTATCAGTAAGTAGCGATTTGATGTGTAGCTGTGATTAGATTTGGTTTACCATGCCATTGATTGCctactttttcctttttgccTCTTGAGACCCACCTCTTTATTCTCTTGCTTTTCTCAATTGGAACATTGACCACATTTTGAATTCCTAAGGCCCTTGCCTGTTATTTTTCCTTGGACATATTTGGGAGAAGGTACTACACACTAACACTGTAGgatgagtaatgttttattattgtatagttgattattgagtataaattatatCCAAACTGACAGGGTTATAATTTTTGACCTTTCAGTgattataatagatatattcCTATTTCAGTTTAAGACATATTTATTTGAAAGTTGAAGATATCTTCTTGATTGATGTGTAATATGAgaatatttatagaaaattcTTGATAAATTCCTTTATCAGAGAGAGTGTAATTCTTATCTCGATTTGAATAGACTTACTTTTTTCTCGCAAAGAATTGAATAGGTATTGTTTGATCACTAGTTGTTTGTTAAAACATTTTGAACTTATTCATAGATGAGCATCGAGTAGGCTTTATGTGGGCTATGGATTACTGTATAACACTATGATACTTCCACTCCGTTAGCTTATTAGTAAGCTAAGATTGAGTGATTCAGGAGAAAAATCACTCAGTGTCGCATCTAAAAGCTTACATacaatctaaaatatttaacttattaAGTGATGTTATTTATCCATTCTTATAAGTCTAACATTCAATATATATCCATTGGATGTGATGTGAGATAGTAACTTCAAATATACCAAAATTGGATCTTAgctttataaaattgttgataCAATATTTCGTCATCAACTAATGTATGTGATTCAAAGCTTTATGTAAGATATGTTATAGTTGAAATGATTAACATATGAGAAGAGTTAAGTTAATCTACTACAGTTGTGTGTGAGAggataaattagaaaaagtaagaaaatagataaaatataagattttatacATGGTTAAGCTTGAAGGTCAGATTGCCTCTGTCCACAATGTTAACACTAATATAAGTgtagtataaaaatattataagataatttgTACAACAGGAGTGTTTATTGTGTTTATATACAAGATTcatagagagaaaaatatatttgaaactcTCCGAATTTAgaatcttatttataatttgaatgagAGAAACTTATATCTATATCAACAACGTATTGTTTAAAGAGAATTTATTGTTTTGCTAGATGAGCATTACAATTGCGATTTATAATTGGGTTCCTCTtttgatagaattacaattgcaattttgaattgaagagAATCCTTCACTTTACAAATGGTAGAATTAGAGTGGCTTGATTGCTAGTCCCTTGTTAAGATATCAAAGCTCTCAAATAAGATTTCACTAAAATGTGAACTTGGGGCTCGATAAGTGGTTGCCACATTTGGTTGCGCTTCGAAGATTAACTTTAGGGAGAACTTTGTGACATTATaacaaaaaccaaaagaaaaaattatctaatatatacTATTAGATAGTTCGGAAGCACCTGAGACGTTGcacttaacaaataatataaaaagcgTGTTGTTCTGAATTTGGAACCGGTTCTAGCTCGGATGTGAAATGTAAGCAACATATGACATGAAATTGTTCAATTTTGCTTTGCTTGGAAACCATGACTTCCCACCAAAGGCAAAAAGATTGCATTTGGGAAGCAATGAATATATCCATTTCTCTTGTGAAAAAACACCACAAATTTCTGTAAACTAAGCCTGTTAAAATGCTTTTGATCTTCATGTCTTGTTTCATTTCTCCATTATTACTAGCAAAAATCATTACAGTTTTGGGGAACCAAAAAAGAGGACAGCAATGGAGCTTGAATTGGCACTCAAAATCACTCATAACAGGGATGATTCAACTTCCAAAATGGCAGATTTTAGGATCACAAAAGACTCTTCTGGCCCTCTTTTCATGTCTACAGAAACTGAATCCAAGTTCATCCTCACTGGCCATCTCAAAGGTATTGTTAATTtccatttcttttaattaatctCATTTCTAATGCTCAAGAATGATTAAACAAATTGCAGGTTTCAGAAGAGAGAACATTGATGTTGAGATAAATGAAGCTGGGAACCGAATTGCAATTAGTGGGAAGAAGCCTGTTCAGGAGATGGTGTTGACGGGTTGGGTTCTGTGCAGGAAAGAGGTGGAGATAAGGGCTTTTCGGAAAGTTTTTCGGATTCCAGAAAGGGTGAAATTAGGTAAAATTAAGGCCAAGCTTAATGATGAAACATCAACTCTGACAATTGTTATGCCTAAGTGGGAGAAAGGAATTCGTGGGATTGGGATCGAGGAAGTGAACGAAGAGGAGGAAGATAGAGCAAGAACTGAATCTGATGAAATTCCTGGAATTGAGAAAGCAAAAGAGGAAATTCAGAAAGAGTCTGAAAGGCCAATAGACAAGAAAGAAACTGACCAGGTTGTAAAAGGGGAGTTTCCTGAAACTATACAACAAAAGAACGAAGGTTTGGAGGATTCTCGTCAGGTTTCGGATAAAGTAAGTGATGGAAAACCTGAAGCAACAAAAGCTGAAGAGTTTTCCGGAGGAGAATATACTCGAGAGGCAGTAAAGGAGAAACCTGAAAAAGCCAGGGAAGAAATTGCTTCTGAAGAGCGAGAGGTAAAAGCTTGGGATTACATGGAGCCTGAAGGTAAAAGCTCGGGAAAAAAGGATCAGGTTGCGGAGAAATTACATAGAGGCCCAGAAATTGAGTCTCAGGCGAGTGCTAAAAAGGTGGAAGCATCTAAGCAAGAGAGCGATGGTTCACAGAAAACAGAATCCCCACCAACTGAAGAAATTCAAAGAGAAAACCTTCCTGAAGAAAGAGCACAGTTGCAAGAATTGAAAGGACAAGCTCTTAGTCCGGATAATATTCGATCTAAAACTCCTGGAGACAATCAAATGACTGCGCCAACAGGACACCCAAGTTCACCATCCAATGCTATTGAAGATCAAGAAACAACTAAAGAGAACTACCAACTGGAAGATGAAATCCCTGGAGAATCACCAAGGCAAGAACCTCGAAAAGAAGTGCTAGAATCAGCAAAACTTGAATCCCATCAGGAACCTGAGCAGCAAAAAACTTCAAGTCCGAATAACTTGGCAGATCAACACAGTGAAGAAACTCAACagaaagaaattgaaggaaaaataaCTAGAGAAGAAATATCTGAAGAAAAAGTAGAGGAAAATGAATCTCAGGAATTGGAGAAGCAGAAAGATCTGATTGAGGAAGCAGCCCAAGTGAAGAAGCATGTTGGGAAAAGTTCCAAGACGTGTCGTCCTCTTGTTGTTGCAGGATCAGCCTTACTTGTATCTGTTTTAGTGTTTGCTTTCCATTTCATTAGAGCTAAGAAAAGATAAACTAAATTATAGCTACGAGGTTGTAATAAATCAAGCATACTTTTTACACAAACTGTGacattatttattcataattgaatcaataatttatttgcttttttcTGATAGAACTATACTGAATTGTTTATCAAagatcatttctcatatattttaagatGCTGCACTTTCTCCTAATCAAAACTAGCATATAAAATTGTTGCAACATGATGGAATATGTAAGCCTTACATTAggaacaaaaatgaaaaataaaaaggtataTAATGCAATGGgtatttaagttaaattgacTTAAGTTATTTCAATAATTGAAACCCAAAACATGTTAAAACCTATAATTAATAAAGTTGATTGACACagtttaagatttttaacatgGTATCAGAACTCGTTATAGGCTAGCCTAGCTCACAACATGCTTCAAGCTTAGCCAAGTGTAGCATGGCAGTGTTGGAATATACAAGTTTTTGTATTGTGTATTGCACTTGAAGGCCTAACTTGTTTTAAGTTAAGCCAAGAAAAGCCAACCCATGTATGACAAGTGTCAACTAGTGGCTAGACCCTCTTTCAGGTTGAGCCAAGAAGAGTCATTAAACCATCTTTCAGGCTAAGCCAAGAAGAGCCATTAAACCATCTTTTAGGCTAAGCCAAGAAGATAATGAGCTAGACCCTATTTTAAGCCAAGCCAGACCCATGCGCAACAAGTGTCAACATGTGGCTAGATCCTTGCCAAGAAGAGCCAAACCCATGTATGGTAAGCGTAGGctaatagaaatatataagTTTATGTAATGAGTGCTGCACTTAAGGGTGAGTGTAATGTTTCAAGATGAGCCAAAAAGAACAAAACCCACGTATGACAATTGTCAATTGGTGGACTAACAAGACCTTGTTTCACCGTCACATCTATAAATACATCCAAAGAGTATTTTTGCCATTTATCATGTTTGATGAATCTTTGTGCCTGTGTTATTGCGAAAGTATGCAATCAATTGTGCATGCAAGAAATGCACACCCGTACATGTGATGAAAGGACACTTTTTTCCATCATGTGGTGTAAATTTATTCTAAAGTATGAGATGATGTATGTCTGTTCATGATGAGGCCACACACTCGTACACTcgataaaaagataaaaatttatgttagttGCCATGTACAACCATGCATGAAGAAGTATACGACCATGCATGAGGtcaattattgaataaaatgtgTCCCTAGAGATCATGAGACATGATAAGGATGGATGAAATCATTTGGACAACCATGCATGAAGATTGCACAATGTGACTGatgttatttaatgaaaaatatataaaagttggcCTCTTGCCCAAGAGAAGGTACGGCAAACTCATGCATTTATTCTGCAAACATAGAGCAAACAAAAAAGACAGATAAAGTAACTCATACATTTATTCTGCAGACATAGAGCaaacaaaaaagagagataaagtTCAAAAGTGCTAGGTAGCCGGAATTTGAGTTGCCAGAGAGAAAAGAGCGATGCCAGAAAACACCATTACAACATAAAGAATTAGCATTTGCCAAATTGTTTTCATTCCAGTAACTTATATAAAGGCATTTTATAGTGTAAATCTGAATAAATGATTCAGGAAGTTCATTTCGTATGCTGagaatgataatgatgatgaatgaaCACAATAACCTTGTTTGTTTGGTATGATCACATTTCTGCTACCAAAGTTGCCATGGAGGCTGTAAAAATGACAGCTCAGTTTTTGATGGGAAAACTAGCAACAGGCTCAGTAGACATTCGGAGGCAGCCTGCTTATGAGCTATGATTACTTGCAAGAACCGGTATTGACAACACAAGTATAATTGCTAAGGGAGAAGCCATTCCATTCCTTGTGACAGTACTAAATTCCCATGATCCAGAATACAAGAAAATGCTGTCACTATCTCAATCTCTCAATTTTCGACAACAATAAGATCTTAATAGTGGCCACTGGAGCAATGGATAACATCATAGATGTTCTGGAATTGCAGCAGCAGCCATACATAGCCTGTCGATGATAGATGATTACAAGGCTTCAATTGGAGCACATGCTAAAGCAGTCCCAGCCCTACTTGGGCTCCCGAAAGAAGGCATAACAACTGGAAAAAAAGATGCTGCAACTGCATTTTTCAATCTTGCAGTATATAATCCTAAAAAGGATAGTATTCTTATGGCAAGAGCAGTTCCTCAGCTCATTGACCTGTTAATGGATGACAAGGCAGGGTATAACTGATGATGCCCTCAAGAGATACTAGCTTTACTTCAAGGTTGCTCCCAGGGGCGGTAGGAGATAAGGAAAAGCAGAGTATAACTCAATAACTCTCCTGTTAGGACTGTGCAAGGATGGAGGAGAAGAGGTAGCAAGACGTTTATTAATAAATCCTTGGAGCAGGCCTTCACTTCAAAGCTTGGCTGCTGATGGGTCTGTGAAAGCTTGCAGAAAGGCTGACGCACTCCTTAGATCACTCAACTGATGCTGCTCTCAATCTCACAATCCTGTAGGATAACAGCATCAGAAAACTCAGAATCAAGAAGTGTATATATGTGGATTTCTCAAACATTTTACGAGTGCTGATTTGTCCAGTAATTGAGACTCAAACGTTACTGCTTCATTAATGAATTAATCCCTATTTTACAGTGTTGTTTTGATGTTTGAGCTCacactaaaactaaaattaaaaatatgtccaattaagaaaaaaatctctGGATCTCCATCTCTGCCCAAAAGCATCACTAGTAGCTCTTCACAAGACAGTTAACCAAGGCAAACTATATGTTCAGACTGCTTGATCCATTTAAAATTGTATTCTAAATATGAATCAAACAACTTAGATCAATTGGTAAAGGTCATTTCAGAACACAAGTCCACTGGCTTATAATTCACAATATAGTACAGTAGAGTAGCTTATGATTCACAGCACAATCTAATTAGTAGACAGTCCAAAAAAAACTCATCTATATAAGCTCATCAATGTCCCGTTTGAATGGAGAGAGATCCACTGCCTCTAATGTTTGTCTTTCAAGTCAATAAAACTGTAGATATAGTCTTTCCTATTATATGATGTACAGTGTTTTCCCATATTTCCTTGTATATCTCATAGGCTTCATGTATAAATTCAGCAATGtatcaataaacaaatatatacaaaaattatttcattaaattattCACATGATTTAGAACAtggaaagaagaaacaaaagaccCATGCATGAGGGATCGTTTAGAAAGAGtctttctcaaatttcaaaCATGATATAAGCCATGTTAAATTGGAAGCTTACAAGAACAAAGACTGAAAGTTGTCCTAGAAGCTATGGAATATCAAGTGATGGCCACCACATTGACTCAGCCTAAAATTTATAGGAGACGAGACAAATAAAGAATCAGAAAGAAGATGCAAAACTTCTTACATTTGAGAGAAGATTTGCcacttttctttcctttctccaTTACTTATTCTGAGCCACAGGAAGATTTGCCTGCTATTGCCTGTTCGTCTTTTTACTCGAAGGGATCATGTTATATTAATATGGAACGAAAAGTGGAGTTCAGGATATTTCCGTCTTTTAGATACCGGGCCGAAACTGGAGAAACCCACCTTGGCTCAAAACAAATCCATAATTGTAAACCCATAATTGTTTCCTGCGGCGGTTCATCCTCTCCGGCGACTCTGCGTTAAAAAATTGTGAGTCCGTGGTACTGTGAATTTTGTTTCAATCTTGGATCCCGTCGACTTAAATTCTAGATATTGAGTACTGTTGATTGCTTGTGAATATTCGTTTGGCTGGTgctataaaataattattttgtgatttttttttattatttctattattttatttgctttataatttataaaaaaaaaaaatcaattatttgtgatatataagataatataaaagacaatttgattattaatactctttaaatattaaaaaattatcaaaataatcttaattttattatattactattttaacttatcaattttttaaaacaaaaatattcacatttttaattaatataaaaaatacctcataataattatacttaaaggtatttaaaataatattttaatattcttttattttctctaattaaacacaacaattatttatttttatcaaattttataaaatataataataataatttataagtcAAAAGGACTTATGCCCACCCAAAGTTCATTACATTCTTAAGTTGAaacttgttaattattaaaaatttaaacatttatccataggtgattaaaattaatagaatcagttaaattatagaaataaaatcatcatttaactaataaaaaaataataaaatattattcattttctttttaggtttagaaaactaataatttatctaaagattaagttttaaaatgttacattttcccTATaaggtttctttctttttcttcctctcttttttgATGTCATCACTAATcgaattctctctctctcagcgTCGAAAACCAAACGAAGAATGTCCTTATCACTGAaggaagacaaatcatcttcgtcACTAGAGGAAGACAAAAACGAAGACAATTCCTCTTCATCCAATGACAAGAACGTTCTTCGTTCAATTTTTGATGCTAAAAAATACAGTGAAGAGAGAAACCAATCGATGACGGTGcctaaaaaaagaagaaaaaaatataacatttcaaaatttaatcctagaagaaaattattagttttctaaacttacGAGGAAAATAGATAGTATTAATtagttctgttaattttaacaattcacagataaatatttagatttttaatagttaataaatactaatttgaGAATGCAACAAACTTTAGATGAGAACAAGTTCTCTACctaatttatatctagtaatttttaaaataatttatttttgcaataatctttcatatttaataataaaaaattacccaaatcaaacccACCAAATGGGTTTGAAAAGAAGGGGAATAATTTTACGACAATACATgagtaaaatatttttggaataCGAAGGGGAAGCAAAAACGAAAGCAGAAGTGGGCAGCCTAAAACACTACCCAACCTATGAATGCGTATCTACGTGAGAGTCTGTTCAGAACATTTTGCCATGAAACCAACAAAAGAAGAAGCATGGTTGTCTGGAATGATATGTTTCAAAAATACAACATTCAGTGGTTTTGTCAGACACCCTGAAAGAAAGGGGCCAATACATGCATCTAATTGCTCAGA carries:
- the LOC123203665 gene encoding cilia- and flagella-associated protein 251-like; the encoded protein is MELELALKITHNRDDSTSKMADFRITKDSSGPLFMSTETESKFILTGHLKGFRRENIDVEINEAGNRIAISGKKPVQEMVLTGWVLCRKEVEIRAFRKVFRIPERVKLGKIKAKLNDETSTLTIVMPKWEKGIRGIGIEEVNEEEEDRARTESDEIPGIEKAKEEIQKESERPIDKKETDQVVKGEFPETIQQKNEGLEDSRQVSDKVSDGKPEATKAEEFSGGEYTREAVKEKPEKAREEIASEEREVKAWDYMEPEGKSSGKKDQVAEKLHRGPEIESQASAKKVEASKQESDGSQKTESPPTEEIQRENLPEERAQLQELKGQALSPDNIRSKTPGDNQMTAPTGHPSSPSNAIEDQETTKENYQLEDEIPGESPRQEPRKEVLESAKLESHQEPEQQKTSSPNNLADQHSEETQQKEIEGKITREEISEEKVEENESQELEKQKDLIEEAAQVKKHVGKSSKTCRPLVVAGSALLVSVLVFAFHFIRAKKR